In the Acidimicrobiales bacterium genome, GCGAGGATCGCGGGGTCGATCTCGAGCTGGCGGGCGCGCTCTTGCACCCACGCCGCGGCGAGGGCGGCAGCGGGGCGGGCGGCCGTCTCGCCCTCCGAGAGCGGGGGCAGGTGGAGGCGGTCGGGGGAGAGTGCCGCGCCCGCCTCGACCGCCCGCAGCAAGGCTTCGGCGGCACCGCCCCCGAGGTGGCGGGAGTCGATGGTGCGCACCTGCTCGAGGTCGCGGCGGCCCTTCGGGGGTCGCTGCGCGATCGAGACGAGGGCGAGGTCCGGCAGCACCGAGCGCACCGGGACGTCGAGCTCCTGGGCGCGGCGCTCGCGCCAGGCCGCCACCTCCTGGGCGACGCCCCGCGACTTGCCGCGCAGCTGGCGGGCCTGGCGGAGCTTCCACCAGACCTCCTCGGGGACGACCTCGCCGCGGCCGCGCGAGAGCGCGAGCTCGCACTCGGCCTCCGCCCAGGCGCGCCGCCCGCGTCGCTCGAGCTGGCCGCTCAGCACCTCGTACAGCTCGAGCAGGTAGGCGACGTCGTTCGCCGCGTAGCGCAGCTGCTCGGCGGCCAGGGGGCGGCGCGTCCAGTCGGTGAGCTGGTCGCCCTTCTCGAGGTGCACCGAGAGGAGGCGCTCGGTGAGGCTGCCCAGCGAGGGCGCCGACATGCCGACGAAGCCGGCGGTCAGCTGGGTGTCGAACATCTTCCCCGGCAGCGTCCCGCAGGCGCGCCGCAGCACCTCGAGGTCCTGGTCACAGGCGTGCACCACGGCGAGGCCGGGACCGTCGAGGACCTTCGCGAAGTCGGCGACGTCGATCGCCAGCGGGTCGACGAGCGCGATCCGCCCGGGCCAGCAGACCTGCAGCAGGGCGAGCCGGGGGTAGTAGGTGCGCTCGCGGTGGAACTCGGTGTCGAAGCCGTAGAGCTCCTCGGAGGCGAGCTCCTCGACGAGCTCGGCGAAGGCGGCGTCGGTGTTCACCAGGCGGGCGACCTCGGGGTCGATGCGGGCGCCCATCTCAGCCGCCGTAGCTCATCCGGGTGTCCTCCATCCGCAGCGGCTCGACGAGCGCCTTCTCGTCGGAGACGAGGGCGTCGACGACCTCACCGACGAACAGGAGGTGCGAGCCGAGGTCGTGCTCGGCGGTGACGCGGCAGTCGAGGAAGGCACCGGCGAGGGCGGGCACGGGGAGGCCGGTCACCGGCGCGTCGGTGTACGGGGTGCCGGCGAGGGTGCGTGCCGCAGGGTCGTGGGCGGCGGGCTTCACGAAGTGGCGGACCGCGTCGCGCTCGCCACGGGCGAGGACGGCGAGGCCGAAGGCGCCGCCGCCGCGGATGAGCGCCGCGGTCGCCGCCTCCCGTTCGACCGCGACGCCGAGGAGTTTCGGGTCGGTGGCGAGCTGGCTGACGAGGCTCACCGCCATCAGGTTGCGCTCCTCGCCGGCCCGGCTCGAGAGCAGGTAGAGGCCGCTCGGCAGGCTCCACAACAGGCGCCGTCGCTGCTGGTCGTAGGCAACCGGGTCGGCGCCCTCGGGGAAGGGTCCGACCAGCTCGGCGTGGGGCACGAGCGGGACGCTAATGGACTCCGAAGCCCGCGAGCCGTCGTTCGGCCTGGTGGTAGGTGGCGGTCGCGCTCGCGAGCTCACGCTGGTAGCGCCGGAAGGTCGCCGAGGAGAAGGCGCTCGAGGCGTAGCAGTCGCGTGCCGCCCGGTCGAAGCCGCCGAGCGCGGTGTTGAGCTCGTCGGTGAGGCGTTTGTCGGGGGTCGGGAGCGTGTCGTAGAGGACTGCCGCGTCGGCGGCGAAGGCCTCGCAGGCGGTGCGCAGCGGGAGCAGCCGGCGGAGGCGGAGGCCGTTCGCGAGATCGCCCAGGTCCGAGACGAGCTGCTGGTCGTTCGCGTCCCAGGGGGCGCTGGTCGCCCACTCGCGGACGCGCTGGGTGGCATCGCCCGAGTAGTTGGAGCAGCCGGCGAGGAGGAGCGCGCCGACGAGGAGGAGCAGGACGGGGCGGCCACGCCTCACGTGAAGCGGACGAGGTGGAGCTCGCGCCGGCCGCGGCGGAGCACCAGGTAGCGGCCGGCGATCAGGTCCTCCGCCGCCACCTGCTGCTCGGGCTCGCGGACGCGGCGGTTGTTGAGGTAGGCGCCTCCCTGGGCGACGGTGGTGCGCGCCTGTGCCTTGGAGGCGACGAGGCCGCTTTGCACGAGGGCGTCGACCACCGGCCAACCGGCGTCGAGGATGCTGCGCGCCACCTCGGAGGAGGGAGCGTCGGCGAGCGCCATGAGGAGCGTCTCCTCGTCGAGGGCGGCGAGGTCCTCGGAGTAGAGGGCCTCCGAGGCGGCGACGGCGCGGTGCAGCTCGGCGGGGCCGTGCACGAGGAGGACGACCTCCTCGGCGAGGCGCCGCTGGGCGGCGCGCGCGCCCGGCCTTTCCCGGCTCTCCACGTCGAGGGCGAGGATCTCCTCGTGCTCCAAGAAGGTGAAGTAGCGGAGGTGGGTGCCGACCATCTCGTCCTCGGTGCGGAGGAAGAACTGGTAGAGCGCGTAGGGGCTCGTGCGGCGGGGGGAGAGGAAGACCGCCCCCGACTCCGACTTCCCGAACTTGGTACCGTCGGCCTTCAGGACGAGCGGGCAGGTGAGGGCGTAGGCCTTGGCGTTGCGGCTGCGCCGGATGAGGTCGATGCCCATCGTGATGTTCCCCCACTGGTCGCTCGCCCCCATCTGCAGGCGGCAGTCGTGCTCGTCGAAGAGACGGAGGAAGTCCGTCGCCTGCAGCAGCATGTAGCTGAACTCGGTGAACGAGATGCTCTCCTCGGGGTTCTCGAGGCGGTTGCGCACCATCTCCTTGGCGACCATCTGATTGACGGTGAAGTGCTTGCCGACGTCGCGCAGGAACTCGACGAGCGGGTAGTCATAGAGCCAGTCCGCGTTGTCCTCGAGCACGGCACGCGTCGGCCCGGCGGCCTCGGAGAAGTCGAGGAAACGCTCGAGCTCGGTGCGGATGCCGACGAGGTTGGCCTCGATCTCCTCACGGGTGCGGAGCTGACGCTCCTCGGACTTGCCCCCGGGATCGCCGATCATCCCCGTCGCCCCGCCGGCGAGCACGATCGGCCGGTTGCCGGCGAGCTGCAGGCGGCGGAGGTTGCAGAGCTGCAGGAGGTTGCCGATGTGCAGGCTGTCCGCCGTAGGGTCGAAGCCGATGTAGGCGGTGACCCCGCCCTTGTCGAGAAGCGGGAGCAGCTCGGGGTCGCTCACCTGCTGGACGAGGCCCCGGAAGGCGAGGTCTTCGGAGAGGCGCGGCACCTTTTCAGCGTGCCACAACGCGCCGCGGCCCTCGGGCGGTGGCAAATGGACGGCGCGCGGCGGCTGTGCCAGCCTCGCGGCGGACAAGGAGGAGCCTGATGGAGACGACGAACTGGCAGGAGCTCTCGCTCCGACTGACCTCGGCGCTGCACCTCGCGACGTCACCGGTCGCGATCACGCTCTCCGCGGCCGCGCCCGCGGGCGTGGCCCCCTTCGGCGCTCCGATGAGCGAGGCGGCGCCCGACGGCCGCCGCGGGCGGGTGCCCGCCGGCTGCGTCTTCTGGGTGCACGGCGCGACCGAGACCTTCACGACCGCCCCCGAGGACCACGGGAACTGCTCCGTCGGACGGGTGACGCACGGCCTCGCCACCCTGGCCGAGGTCGCCGGCAACGACGACGTCGCCGCGCTGCTCGCGTCGGGTTGGGTGAGCGAGGAGGCCGTCGGTGGCATCCCGACGGTGAGCGAGCGGCCCGGCGCGGTCACCTACGGCCCGCTCGCCGAGACCCCCGAGAGCGTCGACCCGAGCGTCGTCCTCCTGCGGGTGAACGGCCGGCAGATGATGGTGCTCTCCGACGCCCTCCCGTGGCTGTCGATCGAGGGCAAGCCGCAGTGCCACATCGTCGCCCTCGCCGCCGAGCGCGGCCACCCCGCGGCGAGCGTCGGCTGCGCGCTGAGCCGGGCGCGCACGGGGATGACCCCCGACGAGATGACCGTCGCCCTCCCCGCCGGCCAGCTCGCCGAGAGCGTGCGCGCCATCGAGGCGACCGCCGAGGTGGACACGGTCGTCGCCCGCTACGCCGCGCAGGACGCCCGCCGCTTCGCGTAGCGGCGCGCCGCCTCACCAGCGGATGTGGACGGCCTCCTCGAAGTGCTCGACCACCGCGGCGTCGCCGGTGAGGACGAGCCCCTCGCGCCCGCCCCGCGCCCAGCCCCACCGGTAGAGGTCGGCGGCCGCGCCGGCGAGCGCGGCGTCGCCGGGGGCGTCGGCGATCACCTCCTCGCCGACGGCGCCGGCCCCTTCGGTCGTCGTCCCCGTCGCGCCGATCGCGAGCGAGAAGGCGTGGCCTGTGTCGGTGGTGCGCACCACGAGGTGCTCCCCCGCCGCTGAGGAGAGGCGACGGCCGAGCCGCGGCACGAAGCCGCCGAGCAGCTCGTCGAGGCCGTCGGCGCTGAAGAGCGGGGCGAGCGCGCCGCCGCTCCCGGCGGCGAGCTCGGCGTCGAGCGCGTGCACCGCCGTCTCGTGCGCCTGGCGCCGCGCCCAAAAGGCGCTCGCGCTCGGCGCGGGGAGGAAGGCGAAGCAGCGGAGGTCCTCCGGCGCCTCCTCGAGCGCGACGAGCAGGGCGGCGAGACCCTCGTCGAACCAGTCGAGGAGCGCCGCGTCGGGCGGCCAGCCGCCGTGGAAGGACTCGAGGTCCTCGCTCTCGGGCAGGTGCTCGGTGATCGCCTCGGCGACGTGGCGGTCGCCCAGCGGTGCACCCCCGAGGTGTGCCGGAGGAGCGCACGCACGTCCCAGCCCGGACAGCTCGGCACCGGCGCGTCGAGGCCTGCGCTCCCCGCCGCCGCCGACAGCCGCCGGCCCGCGCCGCGCAGCGCCGCACGGAGCTCCCCCTCGCCGAGGGGGAGCTGCTGCGGTCGGCTCAACCGAGGCGCTCGTCGAGGGCGGCGGCGATCGCCGCCGCCAGCCGCCCGTGCAGCGCGACGTTCGCCGGACGCCCGGTGCGCAGCCGGATCACGCTGAGGCGCTTCGCGGAGAGGGCCTCGTCGAGGCGGCCGAGCAGCGCCTGCTCGTCGGCGGCCTCGAGGACCGCGAGGCCGAAGGCGGCGGCGATCTCGCCGATGTCCGCCGCCTGGGGGGTGCCGAAGAGCCGCTCGTAGCGGGCCTGCTCGACGGTGCCGGGGTAGTCGAGGAAGTCGAAGATGCCGCCCCCGCCGTTGTCGACGACGACGAGCACCGCGGGGGGGCGCTCCTCGAGGCCCCCCCAGACGAGCGCCGAGACGTCATGCAGGAAGGCGAGGTCGCCGGTGAGGCCGACGACCGGCCCCTCGCCGGCGGCGGTCGCGGCGGCCGCCGCCCCGAGCACGGTCGAGACGACGCCGTCGATGCCGTTCGCGCCGCGGTTCGCGAGCACGCGGGGAGCACCGGATCGGGCGGCGGCGAACCACTCGACGTCGCGCACCGGCATCGAGGAGGAGCAGACGAGGGTCGCGCCCGCGGGCAGGCCGGCGAACAGGGCGCGGGCGATGCCCGGCTCCGTCGGCCCCGGCTCGGCGCCGAGCGTGCTCGCGATCACCTCCTCGACGATCGCGTCGGCCATCTCCCAGCGCTCGCGCCATCCCCAGCCGAGGTCGCCCCCGGGGCCGAGGTGCATCGCCGCCGCGCCGAGGAGCGAGGTCGGATCCGAGCGCAGCACCGCGCCGGCGCGCCGCTCGGGGTCCTCGAAGCTGCCGAAGGGGTCGAGGAGGAGCTCGGGGACCCCCTCCTCGCCGAGGGCCGCGCACCAGCCGCCGAGGGCCTTGGAGGCGTGCGGCGCGCCGACGCGCACGACGACCTCGGGGCGGAGCGCCCGGCGCGCCACCGTCGAGCGCACGATGCCGTCGGCGTGGCTGATGAGGCCGGGGCGGGGCTCACGGGCGAGCGCCCGCGGCTCGGCGAGCACCGGCCAGCCGAGCGCGTCGGCGAAGGCGAGGAGCTCCTCGGGCGCGGCGCCGGCGGCGCCGCCGCCGGCGAGCAGCACACCCGAGCGTCCCTGCACCGCCTCGAGCAGTGTCTCGAGGGCGGCGGCGCTCACTCCGGGACCTGCGGCGACGCGGTGCCAGGGGGCACCCCCCGCCGCGCCCGCCGGCAGGTCGTCGGGCTCGCCCGCGAGCGGCTCGCGAAAGGGGAGGTTGGCGTGCACCGGGCCGGGGCCGGCGACCGAGGCGCTCGCCTCGGCGACGAGGCGGGCGCCGAGCGAGCGCCAGCTCGTGCGGGAGGACTCGTCGGGTGGCGCCGCGGCGAGGGCGAAGCGCACCGCGGCGCCGTAGAGGCCGACCTGCTCGAGGGTCTGCGGCGCGCCGATCTGGTGGAGCTCGGGGGGGCGGTCGGCGGTGAGGACGATGAGCGGGACGCGGGCAAGGTCCGCCTCGAGGACCGCCGCGTGCACCTCCGCCGAGGCGGTCCCGCTCGTGGTGAGCATCACCGCGGGGCGGCCGCTGTAGAGGGCGGTGCCGATCGCGAAGAACGCCGCCGAGCGCTCGTCGAGACGGACGTGCAGCGTGAGGTCGTCGCGCGCCGCGAGCGCGAGCGCGAGCGGCCCCGAGCGGGAGCCCGGCGACACGACGGCGTGGCGCACGCCCCCGCGGACCAGCTCGTCGACGAGCGTCGCCGCGAAGGTCGCCTGTAGCGTCACCGGCGATGCCCCCCGAACACCTGCACCACGAGCGCCGCGGCAGCGGGCCACGCCTCGTGCTCGTGCACGGCTTCACCCAGACGGGGGCCTCGATGCGCAAGCTCGCCTCGCGCCTCGACGACGCCTTCGAGGTAGTGACGGTCGACCTCCCCTTCCATGGGGCCGCCCCCCTCCCCGTCTCCTCGCTCGAGGAGGCCGCCGAGCTGCTCGGCGCGACGACGGGACGCGCCGCCTATCTCGGCTACTCGCTCGGCGGCCGCCTCTGCCTCACCCTCGCCCTCGCACACCCCGAGCTCGTCGAGGCGCTCGTCGTCGTCGGTGCGACCGCCGGCCTGAAGAGCGAGGAGGAGCGGCGCGAGCGGCGTGCCGCCGACGAGGTGCTGGCGCGGCGCCTCGAAGGTGACGGCGGGATCGGCGAAAGCGAGCGCCTCGAGGTCTTCCTCGCCGACTGGCTGGCCGGCCCCCTCTTCGCCCACCTCGACGCAGAGCAGGCCGACCTCGCGGCGCGCCGCGCGAACAGCGCCGCGGGGCTCGCCTCGGCGCTGCGCTTCCTCGGGACGGGGAGCCAGCAGCCAAGCCATGACCGCCTCGGCGAGCTCACGATGCCGGTGCTGCTCCTCGCCGGGGCGCGCGACGAGAAGTTCTCCGCGATCGCGGACGAGATGCGCGCCGCGATCGGCGACAACGCGACGCGGCGGCTGATCGAGGACGCCGGCCACGCCGCGCCCTTCGAGCGCCCCGACGAGGTCGCCGCCGAGGTGCGCCGCTTCCTCGCCCCCTGAGCCGGCGAGGGGCGCGTTCACCGCAGCCTCACAGCGCGATCCCGATCGCGAGCAGCGCCGAGAAGAGGAGCTCGAGACGCCCGGTCTCGCCGAGCGCGGGGATGAGCGCCCTCCCCGTCGCGCCGGAGCGGACGGCGCGGGTCGGCGCCACCGCGGTGAGGACCGCGGCGAGCGCGATCAGCGATGCCGGGCGGCGGGGGGCGATCGTCGCGAGCAGGGCGAACGAGCAGGCGATGAGCGCCAGGTAGAGGGCACGCGTCGCCGGCGCCCCGATGCGCACCGCGAGGGTGCGCTTCCCGACGTCGGCGTCGGTCGGGATGTCGCGCAGGTTGTTGACGACGAGGATCGCGACCGTGAGCAGCCCGACGGGCAGCGAGGCGAGGAAGGCGAGCGCGTAGAGGTGGCCGCTCGCCGCGTAGGTGCTCCCCACCACGCCCACGAGGCCGAAGAAGACGAAGACGAAGAGCTCGCCGAGGCCTGCGTAGCCGTAGGGGTGGGAGCCCCCGGTGTAGAACCAGCCCGCGGCGATGCAGGCCGCGCCGACGAGGACGAGCCACGGCGAACGCGAGAGTGCGACGGCGAGGCCGCAGAGCGCCCCGAAGCCGAAAGTCGCGAAGGCGGCGCGCTTCACCGCGGCGGGCGTCGCCCGGCCGGAGGCGACGAGGCGGGCCGGGCCGGAGCGCACCGCGTCGGTGCCGCGCACGCCGTCGGAGTAGTCGTTCGCGTAGTTGGTGCCGACCTGCACCGACAGCGAGACGAGGAGCGTGAGCAGGGCGCGCCACCAGCTCACCGGGCCGGCGGCGGCCGCCACCCCGACGCCGACGGCGACCGGGGAGATCGAGGCGGGGAGAGTGCGCGGACGCGCCGCGGCGACCCACTCCGCCGCCGAGGCCATCAGGGGCGGCGCGGGAAGCGGGAGAAGTCGGGGCGGCGCTTCTCGAGGTAGGCGTCGCGCCCCTCGCGCGCTTCCTCGGTCATGTAGAAGAGCATCGTCGCGTCCCCGGCGAGCTGCTGGACGCCGGCGAGGCCGTCGTCGGCGGCGTTGAAGCCCGCCTTCAGCATGCGCAGCGCGATCGGCGAGAGCGCGAGCATCTCGCGGCACCAGCGCACGGTCTCGACCTCGAGCTCGGCGAGGGGGACGACGACGTTCACGAGGCCCATCTCGTAGGCCCGCTGGGCGTCGTACTGACGGCAGAGGAACCAGATCTCCTTGGCCCGCTTGGCGCCGATCGTCTTCGCGAGCAGCCCGGCTCCGAAGCCGGCGTCGAAGCTGCCGACGCGCGGGCCGGTCTGGCCGAAGCGGGCGTTGTCGGCGGCGATGGTGAGGTCACAGACGAGGTGCAGCACGTGGCCGCCACCGATCGCGTAGCCGGCGACCATCGCCACCACGGGCTTGGGGAGGCGGCGGATCTGGATCTGCAGGTCCAAGACGTTGAGTCGCCCGATCCCGGCCGAGCCGACGTCGTCGTCGCCCAGGTAGCCGTCCTCGCCCCGGATGCGCTGGTCACCGCCGGAGCAGAAGGCGTCCGGCCCCTCACCGGTGAGGACCACCACCCCGACCTTCGGGTCGTCGCGCGCCCGGTCGAAGGCCGCCGCCAGCTCGAACAGTGTCTGCGGGCGGAAGGCGTTGCGCACCTCGGGGCGGCAGATGGTGATCTTCGCGATCCCCTCACCGAACTCGTAGGAGATGTCGTTGTAGTCGCCGGCCGCCTTCCAGGAGATCGGCTCGAACTCTTCGCTCGCCATGGCGGCCGTTACGCTACCCCCGTGCGTCGGCTCGTCGCCCTCGACCTGCCGGCGGGTGCGGCCTTTGTGGACGCGCTGCGCGGCGCCCACGACGAGGGTGACGCCGTCTTCCCGATCGACCGGCGGTTGGCCGCGCCGGCGCGCGCCCGCCTGCTGCGCGCGATGGCCCCTGCGGCGCTCGTCGACGAGGAGGGGAGCCACCCCCTCGAGGGCGGCCTCCCGGTCGAGGAGGGCGACGCGCTCGTCGTCGCGACCTCGGGGACGACCGGTGAGCCGAAGGGGGTCGTCCTCACCCACGACGCGGTGCAGGCCTCGGCGCGGGCGACCTCGGCACGCCTTCGTGTCGACCCCGCGCACGACCGCTGGCTCGCCTGCCTGCCGCTCGCGCACGTCGGCGGCCTCTCGGTGATCACGCGCGCGCTCGCCACGGGCACCGCGCTCGAGGTGCACGACGGCTTCTCGCCCGAGCGGGTGCTCGACGCCTGCCGGCGCGGCGCGACCCTCGTCTCCCTCGTCCCGACGGCTCTCGGCCGTCTCGGCCGGGCGGCCGAGGGCTTCCGCTCGGTCGTCCTCGGCGGCTCCGCGCCGCCGGCGGCGCTGCCGCCGAACGCGCACGTCACCTACGGCCTCACCGAGACCGGCAGCGGCCTCGTCTACGACGGCCTTCCCCTCGACGGGGTCGAGGTCGCGATCGGCGCCGAGGGGGAGATCGCGCTCCGCGGCCCGATGCTGCTGCGCGCCTACCGCGACGGCGCGGACCCCCGCGACCACGACGGCTGGCTGCACACCCGCGACGCCGGAGGCCTCACCGCCGACGGCCGCCTCGAGGTGTACGGCCGCCTCGACGAGTGCGTGAACTCGGGCGGCGAGAAGATCTGGCCGCAGGCCGTCGAGGCGGTGCTCGCCCGTCACCCCGCCCTGCGGGAGGTCGCGGTGG is a window encoding:
- a CDS encoding HRDC domain-containing protein — translated: MGARIDPEVARLVNTDAAFAELVEELASEELYGFDTEFHRERTYYPRLALLQVCWPGRIALVDPLAIDVADFAKVLDGPGLAVVHACDQDLEVLRRACGTLPGKMFDTQLTAGFVGMSAPSLGSLTERLLSVHLEKGDQLTDWTRRPLAAEQLRYAANDVAYLLELYEVLSGQLERRGRRAWAEAECELALSRGRGEVVPEEVWWKLRQARQLRGKSRGVAQEVAAWRERRAQELDVPVRSVLPDLALVSIAQRPPKGRRDLEQVRTIDSRHLGGGAAEALLRAVEAGAALSPDRLHLPPLSEGETAARPAAALAAAWVQERARQLEIDPAILATRADVVAYLKSPPSGRLLDSWRHELVGEPLRRLVAGELAVAFEGTSLVLEERTRRPVAKEPATG
- a CDS encoding flavin reductase family protein translates to MPHAELVGPFPEGADPVAYDQQRRRLLWSLPSGLYLLSSRAGEERNLMAVSLVSQLATDPKLLGVAVEREAATAALIRGGGAFGLAVLARGERDAVRHFVKPAAHDPAARTLAGTPYTDAPVTGLPVPALAGAFLDCRVTAEHDLGSHLLFVGEVVDALVSDEKALVEPLRMEDTRMSYGG
- the tyrS gene encoding tyrosine--tRNA ligase — encoded protein: MPRLSEDLAFRGLVQQVSDPELLPLLDKGGVTAYIGFDPTADSLHIGNLLQLCNLRRLQLAGNRPIVLAGGATGMIGDPGGKSEERQLRTREEIEANLVGIRTELERFLDFSEAAGPTRAVLEDNADWLYDYPLVEFLRDVGKHFTVNQMVAKEMVRNRLENPEESISFTEFSYMLLQATDFLRLFDEHDCRLQMGASDQWGNITMGIDLIRRSRNAKAYALTCPLVLKADGTKFGKSESGAVFLSPRRTSPYALYQFFLRTEDEMVGTHLRYFTFLEHEEILALDVESRERPGARAAQRRLAEEVVLLVHGPAELHRAVAASEALYSEDLAALDEETLLMALADAPSSEVARSILDAGWPVVDALVQSGLVASKAQARTTVAQGGAYLNNRRVREPEQQVAAEDLIAGRYLVLRRGRRELHLVRFT
- a CDS encoding DUF169 domain-containing protein, which translates into the protein METTNWQELSLRLTSALHLATSPVAITLSAAAPAGVAPFGAPMSEAAPDGRRGRVPAGCVFWVHGATETFTTAPEDHGNCSVGRVTHGLATLAEVAGNDDVAALLASGWVSEEAVGGIPTVSERPGAVTYGPLAETPESVDPSVVLLRVNGRQMMVLSDALPWLSIEGKPQCHIVALAAERGHPAASVGCALSRARTGMTPDEMTVALPAGQLAESVRAIEATAEVDTVVARYAAQDARRFA
- a CDS encoding maleylpyruvate isomerase family mycothiol-dependent enzyme, with the protein product MSGLGRACAPPAHLGGAPLGDRHVAEAITEHLPESEDLESFHGGWPPDAALLDWFDEGLAALLVALEEAPEDLRCFAFLPAPSASAFWARRQAHETAVHALDAELAAGSGGALAPLFSADGLDELLGGFVPRLGRRLSSAAGEHLVVRTTDTGHAFSLAIGATGTTTEGAGAVGEEVIADAPGDAALAGAAADLYRWGWARGGREGLVLTGDAAVVEHFEEAVHIRW
- the menD gene encoding 2-succinyl-5-enolpyruvyl-6-hydroxy-3-cyclohexene-1-carboxylic-acid synthase; protein product: MTLQATFAATLVDELVRGGVRHAVVSPGSRSGPLALALAARDDLTLHVRLDERSAAFFAIGTALYSGRPAVMLTTSGTASAEVHAAVLEADLARVPLIVLTADRPPELHQIGAPQTLEQVGLYGAAVRFALAAAPPDESSRTSWRSLGARLVAEASASVAGPGPVHANLPFREPLAGEPDDLPAGAAGGAPWHRVAAGPGVSAAALETLLEAVQGRSGVLLAGGGAAGAAPEELLAFADALGWPVLAEPRALAREPRPGLISHADGIVRSTVARRALRPEVVVRVGAPHASKALGGWCAALGEEGVPELLLDPFGSFEDPERRAGAVLRSDPTSLLGAAAMHLGPGGDLGWGWRERWEMADAIVEEVIASTLGAEPGPTEPGIARALFAGLPAGATLVCSSSMPVRDVEWFAAARSGAPRVLANRGANGIDGVVSTVLGAAAAATAAGEGPVVGLTGDLAFLHDVSALVWGGLEERPPAVLVVVDNGGGGIFDFLDYPGTVEQARYERLFGTPQAADIGEIAAAFGLAVLEAADEQALLGRLDEALSAKRLSVIRLRTGRPANVALHGRLAAAIAAALDERLG
- a CDS encoding alpha/beta fold hydrolase, which encodes MPPEHLHHERRGSGPRLVLVHGFTQTGASMRKLASRLDDAFEVVTVDLPFHGAAPLPVSSLEEAAELLGATTGRAAYLGYSLGGRLCLTLALAHPELVEALVVVGATAGLKSEEERRERRAADEVLARRLEGDGGIGESERLEVFLADWLAGPLFAHLDAEQADLAARRANSAAGLASALRFLGTGSQQPSHDRLGELTMPVLLLAGARDEKFSAIADEMRAAIGDNATRRLIEDAGHAAPFERPDEVAAEVRRFLAP
- a CDS encoding 1,4-dihydroxy-2-naphthoate polyprenyltransferase, whose product is MASAAEWVAAARPRTLPASISPVAVGVGVAAAAGPVSWWRALLTLLVSLSVQVGTNYANDYSDGVRGTDAVRSGPARLVASGRATPAAVKRAAFATFGFGALCGLAVALSRSPWLVLVGAACIAAGWFYTGGSHPYGYAGLGELFVFVFFGLVGVVGSTYAASGHLYALAFLASLPVGLLTVAILVVNNLRDIPTDADVGKRTLAVRIGAPATRALYLALIACSFALLATIAPRRPASLIALAAVLTAVAPTRAVRSGATGRALIPALGETGRLELLFSALLAIGIAL
- the menB gene encoding 1,4-dihydroxy-2-naphthoyl-CoA synthase, with the translated sequence MASEEFEPISWKAAGDYNDISYEFGEGIAKITICRPEVRNAFRPQTLFELAAAFDRARDDPKVGVVVLTGEGPDAFCSGGDQRIRGEDGYLGDDDVGSAGIGRLNVLDLQIQIRRLPKPVVAMVAGYAIGGGHVLHLVCDLTIAADNARFGQTGPRVGSFDAGFGAGLLAKTIGAKRAKEIWFLCRQYDAQRAYEMGLVNVVVPLAELEVETVRWCREMLALSPIALRMLKAGFNAADDGLAGVQQLAGDATMLFYMTEEAREGRDAYLEKRRPDFSRFPRRP
- a CDS encoding fatty acid--CoA ligase family protein, which translates into the protein MRRLVALDLPAGAAFVDALRGAHDEGDAVFPIDRRLAAPARARLLRAMAPAALVDEEGSHPLEGGLPVEEGDALVVATSGTTGEPKGVVLTHDAVQASARATSARLRVDPAHDRWLACLPLAHVGGLSVITRALATGTALEVHDGFSPERVLDACRRGATLVSLVPTALGRLGRAAEGFRSVVLGGSAPPAALPPNAHVTYGLTETGSGLVYDGLPLDGVEVAIGAEGEIALRGPMLLRAYRDGADPRDHDGWLHTRDAGGLTADGRLEVYGRLDECVNSGGEKIWPQAVEAVLARHPALREVAVAGLPDAEWGERLVALAVLSPGASVRLGELRDLVREELGPTQAPKELFLVEALPRTAIGKIARGELAKLAAAAAR